A genomic stretch from Acinonyx jubatus isolate Ajub_Pintada_27869175 chromosome E2, VMU_Ajub_asm_v1.0, whole genome shotgun sequence includes:
- the CARMIL2 gene encoding capping protein, Arp2/3 and myosin-I linker protein 2 isoform X2 — protein sequence MAQTPDGISCELRGEITRFLWPKEAELLLKTWLPEREGAERGHVLALLRWRAYLLHTCLPLRVDCTFSYLEVQAMALQETPPQVTFELESLPELVLEFAGVAALEQLAQHIAAAIKKVFPRSNLGKLFRKPTSSSMLARLERSSPSEDTLPSSPCGGFLETYEALCDYNGFPFREEIQWDVDTIYHRQGCRHFSLGDFSHLGSRDLALSVAALSYNLWFQCLSCVDMKLSLEVSEQILHMMSQSSHLEELVLENCGLRGDFVRRLAQALAGHSSSALRELSLAGNLLDDRGMAALSRHLEYRPGALRKLSLAQTGLTARGMRSLGRALASNVAFDSALTHLDLSGNPGALGSSEDSGGLYSFLSRPNVLMFLNLAGTDTALDTLFAALAGGCSASLSHLDASRNVFSRTKSRAAPDALQLFLSRAETLRHLGLAGCKLPPDALRSVSLPTVTPRCVRPPPRPGPQSFTPLLSPPRPSGILPLPSWYSFAPWGPLSRLPPPPVTSSPRALLEGLALNTHTGDLHLDLSACELRSAGAQVIQDLVCDAGAVSSLDLADNGFGSDMVTLVLAIGRSRSLRHVALGRNFNVRCKETLDDVLHRIVQLMQDDDCPLQSLSVAESRLKLASSVLLRALGTNPNLTALDISGNAMGDTGAKMLAKALRVNTRLRSVVWDRNHTSALGLLDVAQALEQNRSLKAMPLPLNDVAQAHRSRPEMTTRAVHQIQACLLRNNRADHASSDRTSCPQPPGLVSHPSEQEVNELCQSVQEHVELLGCGAGPQGEAAVHQAEDAIQNANFSLSILPILYEAGSSPSHQWQLRQKLEGLLGQVGEVCRKDIQDFTQATLDTTRSLCPQMLQGPRWREQLEGVLVGSRGLPELLPEHLLQDAFTRLRDMRLSVTGTLAESIVAQALEGLNAARDRLVESLAQQATVTMPPAIPALDGGEPSPLGPGELEGLFFSEEVREKQKDEEEQKHDSPPQKWPESSQCFHLVLSTHSAAEEPEPELAAPGEDAEPQAGPSARGSPSPATPGPQAGPLPCMDLPPSGEPLRHPTRARPRPRRQYHHRPPPGGPQVLPALPQEGNGLSARVDEGVEEFFSKRLIQQDSLWVPEEDSANEGGTTPVPRTLRKKLGTLFAFKKPRSTRGSRPDLETSPGAAPRTRKTTLGDLLRPPSRPGRGEEPGGAEGGTSSPDLAHRSRPRYTRESKAYSMILLPAEEEETLGTRPDKRRPLERGDTELAPSFEQRVQVMLQRIGVSRSSGSAEGKRKQSKDGEIKKAGSDGDIMDSSTEAPPISIKSRTHSVSADPSCRPGPGSQGPESTTWKTLGQQLNAELRGRGWGQQDGPGPPSPCPSPSPRRTSPSPDSLVLPEDPCLGPRNEDGQLRPRPLSAGRRAVSVHEDQLQTPAERPLRLQRSPVLKRRPKPEAPSSPGLGSGLGAQPLPPQPTEPSSPEQKPPSPATDQRGGGPNP from the exons atGGCCCAGACCCCCGACGGCATATCCTGTGAGCTGCGAG GCGAGATCACCAGATTCCTGTGGCCCAAGGAGGCTGAGCTGCTGCTGAAAACCTGGCTACCAGAAAGGGAGGGTGCTGAGCGAGGTCATGTCTTG GCACTGCTACGATGGAGAGCCTACCTGCTCCACACCTGCCTTCCCCTGAGG GTGGACTGCACATTCAGCTACCTGGAGGTCCAGGCCATGGCACTGCAGGAGACACCCCCTCAG gtcaCTTTTGAGCTAGAGTCTCTGCCTGAGCTGGTCCTGGAGTTTGCTGGTGTAGCTGCCCTGGAACAGCTGGCCCAGCACATTGCTGCAGCCATCAAGAAGGTCTTCCCTCGCTCGAACCTTGG GAAGCTATTCCGGAAGCCCACATCCTCCTCCATGCTGGCTCGGCTGGAGAGAAGCAGCCCCTCCGAAGACACCTTGCCCAGCAGCCCCTGTG GTGGCTTCTTGGAGACGTATGAGGCTCTGTGTGACTACAATGGCTTCCCTTTCCGAGAGGAGATTCAGTGG GATGTGGACACCATCTACCATCGTCAGGGCTGCCGCCACTTCAGCCTAGGCGACTTCAGCCATCTGGGCAGTCG CGACCTGGCGTTGAGTGTGGCTGCCCTGTCCTACAACCTGTGGTTCCAGTGCCTCTCCTGTGTGGACATGAAGCTG AGCCTTGAGGTCTCGGAACAGATTCTGCACATGATGAGTCAATCGTCCCACCTGGAGGAGCTAGTGCTAGAGAACTGTGGCCTGAGGGG AGACTTTGTCCGGCGACTGGCCCAGGCACTGGCAGGGCACTCGAGCTCTGCCCTCCGGGAGCTTAGCCTGGCAGGGAACCTGCTGGATGATCGAG GCATGGCCGCTCTCAGCAGACACCTAGAGTATCGTCCTGGAGCCCTGAGGAAACTCAGCCTAGCGCAGACAGGGTTGACAGCTCGAG GAATGAGGTCTCTGGGCCGGGCACTGGCTTCCAATGTGGCCTTTGACTCTGCCCTGACCCACTTGGATCTTTCCGGGAACCCTGGGGCGCTGGGGTCCTCGGAGGACAGTGGG GGCCTCTATAGTTTCCTGAGCCGTCCTAATGTTCTGATGTTCCTGAATCTCGCGGGCACCGACACCGCCCTGGACACT CTCTTCGCAGCGCTGGCCGGCGGCTGCAGCGCTAGCCTCAGCCACCTGGACGCCTCGAGGAACGTCTTCTCCCGCAC GAAGTCCCGGGCTGCGCCCGACGCGCTCCAACTCTTCCTCAGCCGGGCGGAGACGCTTCGGCACCTGGGCCTGGCGGGCTGTAAGCTGCCGCCCGACGCGCTCAGGTCAGTGTCGCTGCCTACGGTTACGCCCCGGTGTGTGCGGCCACCACCCAGGCCGGGGCCCCAGAGCTTCACCCCGCTCCTATCGCCCCCTCGACCTTCCGGTATCCTGCCCCTTCCTTCTTGGTATTCGTTCGCGCCCTGGGGCCCCCTTTCCCGGCTCCCGCCACCCCCTGTGACATCCTCTCCCAGGGCCCTTTTGGAAGGCCTTGCGCTAAACACGCACACGGGCGACCTGCACCTGGACCTCAGCGCTTGTGAG CTGCGTTCAGCGGGCGCTCAGGTGATACAGGACTTAGTGTGCGACGCCGGCGCAGTGAGCTCCCTGGATCTGGCGGATAATG GCTTCGGCTCAGACATGGTGACTCTGGTGCTGGCCATCGGGAGGAGTCGGTCCCTGCGACATGTGGCACTTGGAAGGAACTTCAACGTCCGGTGCAA GGAGACCCTGGACGACGTCCTGCACCGGATTGTCCAGCTCATGCAGGATGATGACTGT CCCCTACAGTCTCTGTCGGTGGCTGAGTCGCGGCTGAAGCTGGCCTCCAGCGTCCTGCTCCGGGCCCTGGGCACGAATCCTAACCTGACGGCGCTGGATATCAGCGGCAACGCCATGGGGGATACCGGCGCCAAGATGCTGGCCAAGGCACTTCGGGTCAACACTAGGCTCCG GTCTGTCGTCTGGGACCGGAACCACACGTCTGCTCTGGGCCTGCTGGACGTAGCGCAGGCCCTGGAGCAGAACCGCAGCCTAAAGGCCATGCCTCTGCCACTGAACGACGTGGCCCAGGCACATCGCAGCCGCCCGGAAATGACCACACGTGCAGTGCATCAG ATCCAAGCCTGTCTTTTGAGGAATAACCGTGCGGACCATGCCTCTTCTGACCGCACTTCCTGTCCGCAGCCACCGGGTCTGGTCTCCCACCCTTCAGAGCAG gaagtgAACGAACTGTGTCAGTCAGTGCAGGAGCATGTGGAGCTACTAGGCTGTGGGGCTGGACCCCAGGGTGAAGCTGCTGTGCACCAGGCTGAGGATGCCATCCAAAATGCCAACTTCTCTCTCAGC ATTCTCCCAATTCTGTATGAGGCTGGAAGCTCCCCAAGTCATCAGTGGCAGCTGCGGCAAAAGCTAGAGGGCCTCCTGGGACAGGTGGGCGAGGTCTGCCGTAAAGATATTCAA GATTTCACTCAGGCTACATTGGACACAACAAGGAGCCTCTGCCCACAGATGCTACAGGGACCCAGGTGGAGGGAGCAGCTAGAGGGGGTTCTGGTGGGCTCAAGGGGCCTCCCAGAACTGCTCCCAGAGCACCTGCTGCAAGATGCCTTCACTAGGCTCCG ggATATGCGGTTGTCAGTCACGGGGACCTTGGCAGAGAGCATTGTGGCTCAGGCCTTGGAGGGGCTGAATGCAGCCCGTGATCGGCTG GTGGAGAGTCTGGCTCAGCAGGCAACAGTGACAATGCCTCCTGCCATACCAGCACTGGATGGAGGTGAGCCCAGCCCCCTTGGGCCTGGGGAATTGGAAGGTCTtttcttctctgaggaggtgagggAAAAGCAGAAGGATGAAGAGGAACAGAAG catGACAGTCCTCCACAGAAATGGCCTGAGTCCAGCCAATGTTTTCACCTGGTCCTCTCCACTCACA GTGCTGCTGAGGAACCGGAGCCCGAGCTGGCGGCTCCGGGGGAAGATGCAGAGCCGCAGGCGGGGCCTTCTGCCCGTGGCTCTCCGAGCCCTGCCACCCCAGGTCCCCAGGCCGGCCCACTGCCTTGCATGGACCTGCCACCCTCTGGGGAGCCCCTACGCCATCCGACCCGGGCCCGGCCGCGGCCGCGGCGCCAGTACCACCACCGTCCGCCACCGGGGGGCCCCCAG GTGCTCCCAGCCCTGCCGCAGGAAGGGAATGGACTCAGTGCCCGCGTGGACGAAGGCGTGGAGGAATTCTTCTCCAAAAGGCTGATCCAGCAGGATAGCCT CTGGGTTCCTGAAGAGGATTCAGCCAATGAAGGGGGTACCACCCCTGTCCCCCGTACACTGAGAAAGAAGCTGGGTACCCTGTTTGCCTTTAAGAAGCCTCGTTCAACCCGGGGGTCACGGCCTGATCTAGAGACCAGCCCTGGGGCAGCTCCCCGTACTCGAAAGACCACACTGGGAGACCTGTTGCGGCCACCATCCCGCCCCGGTCGTGGGGAGGAGCCTGGTGGAGCTGAGGGGGGCACCAGCAGCCCAGACCTGGCCCATAGGAGCCGGCCTCGTTATACCCGGGAAAGCAAGGCCTATTCAATGATACTACTACCTGCTGAGGAGGAGGAAACACTGGGCACCAGACCTGACAAG CGGCGGCCCCTGGAGCGGGGAGACACAGAGCTGGCCCCATCCTTTGAACAGCGGGTACAAGTGATGCTGCAGAGGATTGGTGTGAGCAGAAGCAGCGGGAGTGCTGAAGGCAAGAGGAAGCAA AGCAAGGATGGAGAGATCAAGAAGGCTGGCTCGGATG GTGACATTATGGACAGTTCCACAGAGGCCCCTCCCATCTCAATCAAGTCCCGCACCCACTCCGTGTCGGCTG ACCCCTCATGCAGACCTGGTCCAGGGAGCCAAGGTCCGGAGTCCACCACCTGGAAGACACTAGGACAGCAGCTGAATGCAGAGCTCAGGGGCCGTGGTTGGGGCCAACAGGATGGTCCAGGCCCCCCCTCCCCTTGTCCCAGCCCCAGTCCACGAAGAACCAGCCCCTCCCCTGACAGCCTGGTCCTCCCAGAGGACCCTTGCTTGGGCCCTAGGAACGAAG ATGGCCAGCTGAGGCCGAGGCCTCTCTCGGCAGGGCGACGAGCAGTGTCTGTGCATGAGGACCAGCTCCAGACCCCTGCTG AACGGCCCCTGCGGCTGCAGCGCTCCCCTGTTCTCAAGCGGAGGCCAAAGCCTGAGGCACCCTCATCTCCAGGCCTAG GATCTGGCCTTGGAGCCCAACCTCTGCCCCCACAGCCCACAGAGCCCTCTAGTCCTGAGCAGAAGCCACCCTCCCCAGCCACAGACCAAAGAGGCGGCGGCCCCAACCCCTGA